In Anas acuta chromosome 5, bAnaAcu1.1, whole genome shotgun sequence, a single window of DNA contains:
- the LOC137857444 gene encoding cytosolic phospholipase A2 beta-like isoform X1: MINTEGLWRRCSAEDLPVRRRQNLFSTQRRQRVELSACINYMCPSGCFSSNNKLRACLSADKSVIQIGFSAAVAILRAMGSPPAKMKICPIYMLSVRIVQARNIKSRDLWTVPLSCQNLAGHCYSLLDTSLKYLGISGCSRHLQSSPDSSSERHHLGDFFSHRCQAPQMTASDCYVRLWLPSASNEKLQTKTIKNSDNPVWNETFYFRIQREVENVLELAVCDEDPLTKDDMQFTVLFNVARVRPGERVRETFALKSEKERCSKKWESLEVEFWMEKIPGPPEYVITNDVLVSREVWCLEVQVDSNESRKYLKEGKNLVLTVPASHEGTQKATEDTDTFYFHCVKAWEPVLKARLQKVSDKEDDRNNLSDTLTVPLKFLPVGHKVKVTLPVRHNVPLQLYLQLNDCTEKLDVRLGYDLCREEQEFLQKRKRVVASALKRVLHLERDLHGHEVPVIAVMATGGGLRAMSAMFGHLLALQKLNLLDCVTYVTGASGSTWTLADLYEHADWSQKTLEEPLRAVKEQVTKCKLNLMSMEHLKYYHKELAERAKAGHVSSFTTLWSLVQEMFLHERPRKYKLTDQRKALEHGQNPLPFYAVLNVKEEKYSTFKFREWTEFSPYEVAIPKYGASIRSEFFDSEFFMGRRVKKLPESRICYLEGLWTNIFTRNLLDGLYWSSNSNEFWERWAKDMVDIEKHSPEEDTTIIEPPSCLSGKLYEMFQDIMTKRPLLGKSHNFLRGLEFHKDYAHQKKFVEWKDTVLDSFPNNLTPLQKYLCLIDVGYFINTSGAALFRPERNVDVIISLDYGLGNVFKQLEMTYKYCKIQKIPFPKVELSEEEEKNPKECYVFSDPEDPRAPIVIHFPLVNDTFKEFKEPGVKRSHSEMEEGKVNLENSCSPYYLVRLIYSSENFDKLVNLSKYNILNNRDLLLQAIQSAVERKRSGRTGNLPSHSGAEYA; the protein is encoded by the exons ATGATCAACACTGAAGGACTATGGAGGCGGTGCTCTGCTGAAG ATCTCCCCGTCAGACGTAGGCAGAATCTCTTCTCCACACAGAGGAGGCAGAGGGTGGAGCTCAGCGCCTGTATAAATTATATGTGTCCTTCAGGTTGtttcagcagcaacaacaaGCTGAGAGCGTGTTTGTCAGCTGACAAATCTGTTATCCAAATtgggttttctgctgctgtcGCCATCTTACGTGCCATGGGGAGCCCACCAGCCAAG atgAAGATTTGTCCCATCTACATGCTCTCTGTAAGAATCGTACAAGCCAGGAACATCAAATCAAGAGACCTGT GGACAGTTCCACTTTCCTGCCAAAACCTTGCGGGGCATTGTTATTCACTGCTTGATACCAGTCTGAAGTATTTAGGCATCTCGGGCTGCAGTAGACATCTTCAGTCAAGTCCAGACTCCAGCTCTGAAAGACACCATCTCGGAGATTTCTTTTCACACCGATGTCAAGCTCCACAAA TGACTGCATCAGACTGCTATGTGCGCTTGTGGCTGCCATCTGCTTCAAATGAAAAGCTCCAGACCAAAACCATCAAGAATTCTGACAACCCTGTCTGGAATGAGACTTTCTACtttaggatccagagagaaGTTGAG AATGTTTTAGAATTGGCAGTGTGTGATGAAGATCCACTTACGAAAGATGACATGCAGTTCACAGTTCTTTTTAATGTTGCTAGAGTCAGACCTGGAGAGAGAGTCCGTGAGACATTTGCTTTGAAATCAGAG aaaGAGAGGTGCTCTAAGAAATGGGAAAGTTTGGAAGTGGAATTCTGGATGGAAAAAAT TCCTGGTCCTCCAGAGTATGTCATTACCAATGATGTCCTAGTG TCACGTGAAGTTTGGTGCTTGGAAGTGCAAGTGGACAGTAATGAAAGCAGGAAATATTTGAAAG AGGGTAAAAATCTCGTGCTTACGGTGCCTGCATCTCATGAAGGAACACAGAAAGCTACAGAGGACACAGATACTTTCTACTTCCATTGTGTGAAGGCTTGGGAGCCAGTTCTAAAAGCCAGGCTGCAG AAAGTTTCTGATAAGGAAGATGACAGAAACAATTTAAGTGATACGTTAACAGTACCACTGAAATTTCTCCCTGTTGGACACAAAGTGAAAGTAACCCTCCCTGTAAGACAT AATGTGCCACTGCAGCTGTACCTCCAACTAAATGATTG CACGGAAAAACTAGATGTGCGCTTAGGATATGATCTATGCCGAGAAGAGCAGGAATTCTTGCAAAAAAGGAAGAGAGTGGTTGCCAGTGCCCTGAAAAGAGTTCTTCATTTGGAAAGAGATCTACATGGACATGAG GTCCCAGTAATAGCTGTTATGGCAACTGGCGGAGGCCTCAGAGCAATGTCAGCTATGTTTGGCCACCTCTTGGCTCTTCAGAAGCTAAATCTGTTGGACTGTGTTACCTATGTCACTGGGGCTTCTGGCTCAACATG gACCCTAGCAGACCTATATGAGCATGCAGATTGGTCACAGAAGACTCTGGAGGAGCCGCTCAGAGCAGTAAAAGAACAAGTGACAAAATGCAAACTCAACCTTATGTCTATGGAACATTTGAAGTATTATCACAAGGAACTTGCTGAAAGGGCAAAAGCTGGACATGTCTCATCTTTTACAACATTGTGGTCACTTGTTCAGGAAATGTTCTTACACGAACGG CCAAGAAAATACAAACTCACAGACCAGCGCAAGGCATTGGAGCATGGACAAAACCCACTGCCTTTCTATGCAGTCCTCAATGTCAAGGAGGAGAAGTACAGTACTTTCAAATTTAGAG AGTGGACAGAGTTCTCTCCTTATGAGGTGGCCATACCAAAATACGGAGCCTCCATTCGTTCAGAATTTTTTGACAGCGAGTTCTTCATGGGAAGGCGAGTGAAGAAGCTGCCGGAATCTCGGATCTGCTATCTGGAAG GTCTTTGGACAAACATTTTTACTAGGAATTTGCTGGATGGCTTATACTGGTCTTCAAATTCAAATGAATTCTGGGAACGATGGGCCAAAGATATGGTAGATATAG aaaaacattccCCTGAGGAGGATACCACTATCATCGAGCCTCCATCTTGTTTGTCAGGGAAGTTGTATGAAATGTTTCAGGACATTATGACCAAGCGTCCACTACTGGGAAAGTCTCATAACTTCCTGAGAGGCTTAGAATTTCATAAGGATTATGCCCATCAGAAAAAATTTGTTGAATGGAAAG acaCTGTGCTGGACTCTTTCCCTAACAATCTGACGCCGCTGCAGAAATATCTTTGCCTGATAGATGTTGGCTATTTCATTAACACCAGTGGTGCAGCACTTTTCAGGCCAGAAAGGAATGTAGACGTCATTATCTCACTTGATTATGGTTTGGGGAATGTGTTCAAG CAATTGGAGATGACATACAAATATTGCAAGATACAAAAAATCCCTTTCCCCAAAGTGGAGCTAagtgaagaagaggagaaaaacccAAAGGAATGTTATGTGTTTTCGGATCCAGAGGACCCTAGAGCACCCATAGTAATTCATTTTCCCCTGGTGAATGACACATTTAAGGAATTCAAGGAGCCTG gGGTAAAGCGCAGTCACTCAGAGATGGAAGAAGGCAAAGTAAATCTGGAGAACAGCTGCTCACCCTATTACCTCGTTAGGCTAATCTACTCCTCTGAAAATTTTGACAAACTCGTGAACCTAAGTAAATACAACATCCTCAACAACAGAGACCTGCTCCTCCAGGCAATCCAGAGTGCCGTGGAACGGAAAAGAAGTGGCAGGACTGGGAATCTCCCCAGCCACTCTGGAGCTGAATATGCCTAG
- the LOC137857444 gene encoding cytosolic phospholipase A2 beta-like isoform X8 translates to MINTEGLWRRCSAEDLPVRRRQNLFSTQRRQRVELSACINYMCPSGCFSSNNKLRACLSADKSVIQIGFSAAVAILRAMGSPPAKMKICPIYMLSVRIVQARNIKSRDLWTVPLSCQNLAGHCYSLLDTSLKYLGISGCSRHLQSSPDSSSERHHLGDFFSHRCQAPQMTASDCYVRLWLPSASNEKLQTKTIKNSDNPVWNETFYFRIQREVENVLELAVCDEDPLTKDDMQFTVLFNVARVRPGERVRETFALKSEKERCSKKWESLEVEFWMEKIPGPPEYVITNDVLVSREVWCLEVQVDSNESRKYLKEGKNLVLTVPASHEGTQKATEDTDTFYFHCVKAWEPVLKARLQKVSDKEDDRNNLSDTLTVPLKFLPVGHKVKVTLPVRHNVPLQLYLQLNDCTEKLDVRLGYDLCREEQEFLQKRKRVVASALKRVLHLERDLHGHEVPVIAVMATGGGLRAMSAMFGHLLALQKLNLLDCVTYVTGASGSTWTLADLYEHADWSQKTLEEPLRAVKEQVTKCKLNLMSMEHLKYYHKELAERAKAGHVSSFTTLWSLVQEMFLHERPRKYKLTDQRKALEHGQNPLPFYAVLNVKEEKYSTFKFREWTEFSPYEVAIPKYGASIRSEFFDSEFFMGRRVKKLPESRICYLEGLWTNIFTRNLLDGLYWSSNSNEFWERWAKDMVDIEKHSPEEDTTIIEPPSCLSGKLYEMFQDIMTKRPLLGKSHNFLRGLEFHKDYAHQKKFVEWKVLSRGKNRQKSVFCEKSIPRAAVRPAESVSHLSSAWLPHSLPLRGHDCGVALWRETLCWTLSLTI, encoded by the exons ATGATCAACACTGAAGGACTATGGAGGCGGTGCTCTGCTGAAG ATCTCCCCGTCAGACGTAGGCAGAATCTCTTCTCCACACAGAGGAGGCAGAGGGTGGAGCTCAGCGCCTGTATAAATTATATGTGTCCTTCAGGTTGtttcagcagcaacaacaaGCTGAGAGCGTGTTTGTCAGCTGACAAATCTGTTATCCAAATtgggttttctgctgctgtcGCCATCTTACGTGCCATGGGGAGCCCACCAGCCAAG atgAAGATTTGTCCCATCTACATGCTCTCTGTAAGAATCGTACAAGCCAGGAACATCAAATCAAGAGACCTGT GGACAGTTCCACTTTCCTGCCAAAACCTTGCGGGGCATTGTTATTCACTGCTTGATACCAGTCTGAAGTATTTAGGCATCTCGGGCTGCAGTAGACATCTTCAGTCAAGTCCAGACTCCAGCTCTGAAAGACACCATCTCGGAGATTTCTTTTCACACCGATGTCAAGCTCCACAAA TGACTGCATCAGACTGCTATGTGCGCTTGTGGCTGCCATCTGCTTCAAATGAAAAGCTCCAGACCAAAACCATCAAGAATTCTGACAACCCTGTCTGGAATGAGACTTTCTACtttaggatccagagagaaGTTGAG AATGTTTTAGAATTGGCAGTGTGTGATGAAGATCCACTTACGAAAGATGACATGCAGTTCACAGTTCTTTTTAATGTTGCTAGAGTCAGACCTGGAGAGAGAGTCCGTGAGACATTTGCTTTGAAATCAGAG aaaGAGAGGTGCTCTAAGAAATGGGAAAGTTTGGAAGTGGAATTCTGGATGGAAAAAAT TCCTGGTCCTCCAGAGTATGTCATTACCAATGATGTCCTAGTG TCACGTGAAGTTTGGTGCTTGGAAGTGCAAGTGGACAGTAATGAAAGCAGGAAATATTTGAAAG AGGGTAAAAATCTCGTGCTTACGGTGCCTGCATCTCATGAAGGAACACAGAAAGCTACAGAGGACACAGATACTTTCTACTTCCATTGTGTGAAGGCTTGGGAGCCAGTTCTAAAAGCCAGGCTGCAG AAAGTTTCTGATAAGGAAGATGACAGAAACAATTTAAGTGATACGTTAACAGTACCACTGAAATTTCTCCCTGTTGGACACAAAGTGAAAGTAACCCTCCCTGTAAGACAT AATGTGCCACTGCAGCTGTACCTCCAACTAAATGATTG CACGGAAAAACTAGATGTGCGCTTAGGATATGATCTATGCCGAGAAGAGCAGGAATTCTTGCAAAAAAGGAAGAGAGTGGTTGCCAGTGCCCTGAAAAGAGTTCTTCATTTGGAAAGAGATCTACATGGACATGAG GTCCCAGTAATAGCTGTTATGGCAACTGGCGGAGGCCTCAGAGCAATGTCAGCTATGTTTGGCCACCTCTTGGCTCTTCAGAAGCTAAATCTGTTGGACTGTGTTACCTATGTCACTGGGGCTTCTGGCTCAACATG gACCCTAGCAGACCTATATGAGCATGCAGATTGGTCACAGAAGACTCTGGAGGAGCCGCTCAGAGCAGTAAAAGAACAAGTGACAAAATGCAAACTCAACCTTATGTCTATGGAACATTTGAAGTATTATCACAAGGAACTTGCTGAAAGGGCAAAAGCTGGACATGTCTCATCTTTTACAACATTGTGGTCACTTGTTCAGGAAATGTTCTTACACGAACGG CCAAGAAAATACAAACTCACAGACCAGCGCAAGGCATTGGAGCATGGACAAAACCCACTGCCTTTCTATGCAGTCCTCAATGTCAAGGAGGAGAAGTACAGTACTTTCAAATTTAGAG AGTGGACAGAGTTCTCTCCTTATGAGGTGGCCATACCAAAATACGGAGCCTCCATTCGTTCAGAATTTTTTGACAGCGAGTTCTTCATGGGAAGGCGAGTGAAGAAGCTGCCGGAATCTCGGATCTGCTATCTGGAAG GTCTTTGGACAAACATTTTTACTAGGAATTTGCTGGATGGCTTATACTGGTCTTCAAATTCAAATGAATTCTGGGAACGATGGGCCAAAGATATGGTAGATATAG aaaaacattccCCTGAGGAGGATACCACTATCATCGAGCCTCCATCTTGTTTGTCAGGGAAGTTGTATGAAATGTTTCAGGACATTATGACCAAGCGTCCACTACTGGGAAAGTCTCATAACTTCCTGAGAGGCTTAGAATTTCATAAGGATTATGCCCATCAGAAAAAATTTGTTGAATGGAAAG ttcttagcaggggaaaaaatcGGCAAAAGTCTGTATTCTGTGAAAAATCAatccccagagcagctgtgaggCCAGCGGAGTCTGTGTCTCACCTGTCCTCTGCCTGGCTGCCTCACAGCCTGCCTTTGCGAGGCCACGATTGTGGGGTCGCATTATGGAGGGAG acaCTGTGCTGGACTCTTTCCCTAACAATCTGA
- the LOC137857444 gene encoding cytosolic phospholipase A2 beta-like isoform X10 — MINTEGLWRRCSAEDLPVRRRQNLFSTQRRQRVELSACINYMCPSGCFSSNNKLRACLSADKSVIQIGFSAAVAILRAMGSPPAKMKICPIYMLSVRIVQARNIKSRDLWTVPLSCQNLAGHCYSLLDTSLKYLGISGCSRHLQSSPDSSSERHHLGDFFSHRCQAPQMTASDCYVRLWLPSASNEKLQTKTIKNSDNPVWNETFYFRIQREVENVLELAVCDEDPLTKDDMQFTVLFNVARVRPGERVRETFALKSEKERCSKKWESLEVEFWMEKIPGPPEYVITNDVLVSREVWCLEVQVDSNESRKYLKEGKNLVLTVPASHEGTQKATEDTDTFYFHCVKAWEPVLKARLQKVSDKEDDRNNLSDTLTVPLKFLPVGHKVKVTLPVRHNVPLQLYLQLNDCTEKLDVRLGYDLCREEQEFLQKRKRVVASALKRVLHLERDLHGHEVPVIAVMATGGGLRAMSAMFGHLLALQKLNLLDCVTYVTGASGSTWTLADLYEHADWSQKTLEEPLRAVKEQVTKCKLNLMSMEHLKYYHKELAERAKAGHVSSFTTLWSLVQEMFLHERPRKYKLTDQRKALEHGQNPLPFYAVLNVKEEKYSTFKFREWTEFSPYEVAIPKYGASIRSEFFDSEFFMGRRVKKLPESRICYLEGLWTNIFTRNLLDGLYWSSNSNEFWERWAKDMVDIEKHSPEEDTTIIEPPSCLSGKLYEMFQDIMTKRPLLGKSHNFLRGLEFHKDYAHQKKFVEWKGNCNKELAAVCRHCAGLFP; from the exons ATGATCAACACTGAAGGACTATGGAGGCGGTGCTCTGCTGAAG ATCTCCCCGTCAGACGTAGGCAGAATCTCTTCTCCACACAGAGGAGGCAGAGGGTGGAGCTCAGCGCCTGTATAAATTATATGTGTCCTTCAGGTTGtttcagcagcaacaacaaGCTGAGAGCGTGTTTGTCAGCTGACAAATCTGTTATCCAAATtgggttttctgctgctgtcGCCATCTTACGTGCCATGGGGAGCCCACCAGCCAAG atgAAGATTTGTCCCATCTACATGCTCTCTGTAAGAATCGTACAAGCCAGGAACATCAAATCAAGAGACCTGT GGACAGTTCCACTTTCCTGCCAAAACCTTGCGGGGCATTGTTATTCACTGCTTGATACCAGTCTGAAGTATTTAGGCATCTCGGGCTGCAGTAGACATCTTCAGTCAAGTCCAGACTCCAGCTCTGAAAGACACCATCTCGGAGATTTCTTTTCACACCGATGTCAAGCTCCACAAA TGACTGCATCAGACTGCTATGTGCGCTTGTGGCTGCCATCTGCTTCAAATGAAAAGCTCCAGACCAAAACCATCAAGAATTCTGACAACCCTGTCTGGAATGAGACTTTCTACtttaggatccagagagaaGTTGAG AATGTTTTAGAATTGGCAGTGTGTGATGAAGATCCACTTACGAAAGATGACATGCAGTTCACAGTTCTTTTTAATGTTGCTAGAGTCAGACCTGGAGAGAGAGTCCGTGAGACATTTGCTTTGAAATCAGAG aaaGAGAGGTGCTCTAAGAAATGGGAAAGTTTGGAAGTGGAATTCTGGATGGAAAAAAT TCCTGGTCCTCCAGAGTATGTCATTACCAATGATGTCCTAGTG TCACGTGAAGTTTGGTGCTTGGAAGTGCAAGTGGACAGTAATGAAAGCAGGAAATATTTGAAAG AGGGTAAAAATCTCGTGCTTACGGTGCCTGCATCTCATGAAGGAACACAGAAAGCTACAGAGGACACAGATACTTTCTACTTCCATTGTGTGAAGGCTTGGGAGCCAGTTCTAAAAGCCAGGCTGCAG AAAGTTTCTGATAAGGAAGATGACAGAAACAATTTAAGTGATACGTTAACAGTACCACTGAAATTTCTCCCTGTTGGACACAAAGTGAAAGTAACCCTCCCTGTAAGACAT AATGTGCCACTGCAGCTGTACCTCCAACTAAATGATTG CACGGAAAAACTAGATGTGCGCTTAGGATATGATCTATGCCGAGAAGAGCAGGAATTCTTGCAAAAAAGGAAGAGAGTGGTTGCCAGTGCCCTGAAAAGAGTTCTTCATTTGGAAAGAGATCTACATGGACATGAG GTCCCAGTAATAGCTGTTATGGCAACTGGCGGAGGCCTCAGAGCAATGTCAGCTATGTTTGGCCACCTCTTGGCTCTTCAGAAGCTAAATCTGTTGGACTGTGTTACCTATGTCACTGGGGCTTCTGGCTCAACATG gACCCTAGCAGACCTATATGAGCATGCAGATTGGTCACAGAAGACTCTGGAGGAGCCGCTCAGAGCAGTAAAAGAACAAGTGACAAAATGCAAACTCAACCTTATGTCTATGGAACATTTGAAGTATTATCACAAGGAACTTGCTGAAAGGGCAAAAGCTGGACATGTCTCATCTTTTACAACATTGTGGTCACTTGTTCAGGAAATGTTCTTACACGAACGG CCAAGAAAATACAAACTCACAGACCAGCGCAAGGCATTGGAGCATGGACAAAACCCACTGCCTTTCTATGCAGTCCTCAATGTCAAGGAGGAGAAGTACAGTACTTTCAAATTTAGAG AGTGGACAGAGTTCTCTCCTTATGAGGTGGCCATACCAAAATACGGAGCCTCCATTCGTTCAGAATTTTTTGACAGCGAGTTCTTCATGGGAAGGCGAGTGAAGAAGCTGCCGGAATCTCGGATCTGCTATCTGGAAG GTCTTTGGACAAACATTTTTACTAGGAATTTGCTGGATGGCTTATACTGGTCTTCAAATTCAAATGAATTCTGGGAACGATGGGCCAAAGATATGGTAGATATAG aaaaacattccCCTGAGGAGGATACCACTATCATCGAGCCTCCATCTTGTTTGTCAGGGAAGTTGTATGAAATGTTTCAGGACATTATGACCAAGCGTCCACTACTGGGAAAGTCTCATAACTTCCTGAGAGGCTTAGAATTTCATAAGGATTATGCCCATCAGAAAAAATTTGTTGAATGGAAAGGTAACTGCAACAAAGAGTTAGCTGCAGTGTGCAG acaCTGTGCTGGACTCTTTCCCTAA
- the LOC137857444 gene encoding cytosolic phospholipase A2 beta-like isoform X4 — translation MINTEGLWRRCSAEDLPVRRRQNLFSTQRRQRVELSACINYMCPSGCFSSNNKLRACLSADKSVIQIGFSAAVAILRAMGSPPAKMKICPIYMLSVRIVQARNIKSRDLLTASDCYVRLWLPSASNEKLQTKTIKNSDNPVWNETFYFRIQREVENVLELAVCDEDPLTKDDMQFTVLFNVARVRPGERVRETFALKSEKERCSKKWESLEVEFWMEKIPGPPEYVITNDVLVSREVWCLEVQVDSNESRKYLKEGKNLVLTVPASHEGTQKATEDTDTFYFHCVKAWEPVLKARLQKVSDKEDDRNNLSDTLTVPLKFLPVGHKVKVTLPVRHNVPLQLYLQLNDCTEKLDVRLGYDLCREEQEFLQKRKRVVASALKRVLHLERDLHGHEVPVIAVMATGGGLRAMSAMFGHLLALQKLNLLDCVTYVTGASGSTWTLADLYEHADWSQKTLEEPLRAVKEQVTKCKLNLMSMEHLKYYHKELAERAKAGHVSSFTTLWSLVQEMFLHERPRKYKLTDQRKALEHGQNPLPFYAVLNVKEEKYSTFKFREWTEFSPYEVAIPKYGASIRSEFFDSEFFMGRRVKKLPESRICYLEGLWTNIFTRNLLDGLYWSSNSNEFWERWAKDMVDIEKHSPEEDTTIIEPPSCLSGKLYEMFQDIMTKRPLLGKSHNFLRGLEFHKDYAHQKKFVEWKDTVLDSFPNNLTPLQKYLCLIDVGYFINTSGAALFRPERNVDVIISLDYGLGNVFKQLEMTYKYCKIQKIPFPKVELSEEEEKNPKECYVFSDPEDPRAPIVIHFPLVNDTFKEFKEPGVKRSHSEMEEGKVNLENSCSPYYLVRLIYSSENFDKLVNLSKYNILNNRDLLLQAIQSAVERKRSGRTGNLPSHSGAEYA, via the exons ATGATCAACACTGAAGGACTATGGAGGCGGTGCTCTGCTGAAG ATCTCCCCGTCAGACGTAGGCAGAATCTCTTCTCCACACAGAGGAGGCAGAGGGTGGAGCTCAGCGCCTGTATAAATTATATGTGTCCTTCAGGTTGtttcagcagcaacaacaaGCTGAGAGCGTGTTTGTCAGCTGACAAATCTGTTATCCAAATtgggttttctgctgctgtcGCCATCTTACGTGCCATGGGGAGCCCACCAGCCAAG atgAAGATTTGTCCCATCTACATGCTCTCTGTAAGAATCGTACAAGCCAGGAACATCAAATCAAGAGACCTGT TGACTGCATCAGACTGCTATGTGCGCTTGTGGCTGCCATCTGCTTCAAATGAAAAGCTCCAGACCAAAACCATCAAGAATTCTGACAACCCTGTCTGGAATGAGACTTTCTACtttaggatccagagagaaGTTGAG AATGTTTTAGAATTGGCAGTGTGTGATGAAGATCCACTTACGAAAGATGACATGCAGTTCACAGTTCTTTTTAATGTTGCTAGAGTCAGACCTGGAGAGAGAGTCCGTGAGACATTTGCTTTGAAATCAGAG aaaGAGAGGTGCTCTAAGAAATGGGAAAGTTTGGAAGTGGAATTCTGGATGGAAAAAAT TCCTGGTCCTCCAGAGTATGTCATTACCAATGATGTCCTAGTG TCACGTGAAGTTTGGTGCTTGGAAGTGCAAGTGGACAGTAATGAAAGCAGGAAATATTTGAAAG AGGGTAAAAATCTCGTGCTTACGGTGCCTGCATCTCATGAAGGAACACAGAAAGCTACAGAGGACACAGATACTTTCTACTTCCATTGTGTGAAGGCTTGGGAGCCAGTTCTAAAAGCCAGGCTGCAG AAAGTTTCTGATAAGGAAGATGACAGAAACAATTTAAGTGATACGTTAACAGTACCACTGAAATTTCTCCCTGTTGGACACAAAGTGAAAGTAACCCTCCCTGTAAGACAT AATGTGCCACTGCAGCTGTACCTCCAACTAAATGATTG CACGGAAAAACTAGATGTGCGCTTAGGATATGATCTATGCCGAGAAGAGCAGGAATTCTTGCAAAAAAGGAAGAGAGTGGTTGCCAGTGCCCTGAAAAGAGTTCTTCATTTGGAAAGAGATCTACATGGACATGAG GTCCCAGTAATAGCTGTTATGGCAACTGGCGGAGGCCTCAGAGCAATGTCAGCTATGTTTGGCCACCTCTTGGCTCTTCAGAAGCTAAATCTGTTGGACTGTGTTACCTATGTCACTGGGGCTTCTGGCTCAACATG gACCCTAGCAGACCTATATGAGCATGCAGATTGGTCACAGAAGACTCTGGAGGAGCCGCTCAGAGCAGTAAAAGAACAAGTGACAAAATGCAAACTCAACCTTATGTCTATGGAACATTTGAAGTATTATCACAAGGAACTTGCTGAAAGGGCAAAAGCTGGACATGTCTCATCTTTTACAACATTGTGGTCACTTGTTCAGGAAATGTTCTTACACGAACGG CCAAGAAAATACAAACTCACAGACCAGCGCAAGGCATTGGAGCATGGACAAAACCCACTGCCTTTCTATGCAGTCCTCAATGTCAAGGAGGAGAAGTACAGTACTTTCAAATTTAGAG AGTGGACAGAGTTCTCTCCTTATGAGGTGGCCATACCAAAATACGGAGCCTCCATTCGTTCAGAATTTTTTGACAGCGAGTTCTTCATGGGAAGGCGAGTGAAGAAGCTGCCGGAATCTCGGATCTGCTATCTGGAAG GTCTTTGGACAAACATTTTTACTAGGAATTTGCTGGATGGCTTATACTGGTCTTCAAATTCAAATGAATTCTGGGAACGATGGGCCAAAGATATGGTAGATATAG aaaaacattccCCTGAGGAGGATACCACTATCATCGAGCCTCCATCTTGTTTGTCAGGGAAGTTGTATGAAATGTTTCAGGACATTATGACCAAGCGTCCACTACTGGGAAAGTCTCATAACTTCCTGAGAGGCTTAGAATTTCATAAGGATTATGCCCATCAGAAAAAATTTGTTGAATGGAAAG acaCTGTGCTGGACTCTTTCCCTAACAATCTGACGCCGCTGCAGAAATATCTTTGCCTGATAGATGTTGGCTATTTCATTAACACCAGTGGTGCAGCACTTTTCAGGCCAGAAAGGAATGTAGACGTCATTATCTCACTTGATTATGGTTTGGGGAATGTGTTCAAG CAATTGGAGATGACATACAAATATTGCAAGATACAAAAAATCCCTTTCCCCAAAGTGGAGCTAagtgaagaagaggagaaaaacccAAAGGAATGTTATGTGTTTTCGGATCCAGAGGACCCTAGAGCACCCATAGTAATTCATTTTCCCCTGGTGAATGACACATTTAAGGAATTCAAGGAGCCTG gGGTAAAGCGCAGTCACTCAGAGATGGAAGAAGGCAAAGTAAATCTGGAGAACAGCTGCTCACCCTATTACCTCGTTAGGCTAATCTACTCCTCTGAAAATTTTGACAAACTCGTGAACCTAAGTAAATACAACATCCTCAACAACAGAGACCTGCTCCTCCAGGCAATCCAGAGTGCCGTGGAACGGAAAAGAAGTGGCAGGACTGGGAATCTCCCCAGCCACTCTGGAGCTGAATATGCCTAG